From a region of the Rathayibacter sp. VKM Ac-2804 genome:
- a CDS encoding TetR/AcrR family transcriptional regulator — protein MSVPQERQGPIALALSEKCVALLLERGTTKGVSSIDLAHAAGISLRTFHRYLGGKEDCVRPVLYAAIAAMGRELVARPESESLNTALGAAFAAAASGPQLERTLRLMPLLTETPGMRAVWAQSLHDGEAALTPSIAQRMGLPAADEPRAAVLATVVLALVRRALVDAVATGTDPAPVFDDYLTTLDGGPLAAGAPAAR, from the coding sequence ATGAGCGTCCCCCAGGAGCGGCAGGGTCCGATCGCGCTGGCGCTCTCGGAGAAGTGCGTCGCCCTGCTGCTGGAGCGCGGGACCACGAAGGGCGTCAGCTCGATCGACCTGGCGCACGCCGCCGGCATCTCGCTGCGCACCTTCCACCGCTACCTCGGCGGCAAGGAGGACTGCGTGCGGCCCGTGCTCTACGCGGCGATCGCGGCCATGGGGCGCGAGCTCGTGGCGCGGCCGGAGTCGGAGTCGCTGAACACCGCGCTGGGTGCCGCGTTCGCCGCGGCCGCCTCCGGTCCGCAACTGGAGCGCACGCTGCGGCTGATGCCGCTGCTCACCGAGACGCCGGGCATGCGCGCGGTCTGGGCGCAGTCGCTGCACGACGGCGAGGCCGCGCTCACGCCGAGCATCGCGCAGCGGATGGGCCTCCCGGCGGCGGACGAGCCGCGCGCGGCCGTGCTCGCGACGGTCGTGCTGGCGCTGGTGCGGCGGGCGCTGGTGGACGCCGTCGCGACCGGCACGGACCCGGCACCGGTGTTCGACGACTACCTCACGACGCTCGACGGCGGCCCGCTCGCGGCCGGAGCCCCGGCGGCGCGCTGA
- a CDS encoding crosslink repair DNA glycosylase YcaQ family protein has product MTEQLSPALARRIALAAQGFGAAPPPSVGTRQILGVIDRIRPLQLDSVNVFERSHYLPVLARLGPYDRGLLDAVAFSPKGHYLEYWAHEAALIRRADLPLYRWRMEHYRRVRLPEHEGWAAENRSTLDWLRAALADGPLRASEIEHEANTRTGPWWGWSDMKRGLEVLFRWGEVVSAGRTRFERSYALAEQVLPREVLAAEVSAEDAVRELVRRSALALGVGTLGDLADYHRLLKAPTLAAVHDLVDAGELVPVEVRGWERSGRPLPLWRHTAARRPRELRADALLSPFDPVVWHRPRAELFFDFHYRIEIYTPAAQRVHGYYVLPVLLDDVLAARVDLKSDRQNGVLRVQAAWREPGAPPDTAERLAALLVAAAHWQGLESVDVVGRGTLAPELLVALTAGHREVLA; this is encoded by the coding sequence ATGACCGAGCAGCTCAGCCCCGCGCTCGCGCGCCGCATCGCCCTGGCCGCCCAGGGCTTCGGCGCCGCGCCGCCGCCGAGCGTCGGCACGCGGCAGATCCTCGGCGTGATCGACCGGATCCGGCCGCTGCAGCTCGACTCGGTCAACGTCTTCGAGCGCAGCCACTACCTCCCCGTCCTCGCCCGCCTCGGCCCCTACGACCGCGGCCTCCTCGACGCCGTCGCGTTCTCGCCGAAGGGGCACTACCTGGAGTACTGGGCGCACGAGGCGGCTCTGATCCGCCGCGCGGACCTGCCGCTCTACCGCTGGCGGATGGAGCACTACCGCCGCGTGCGCCTGCCCGAGCACGAGGGCTGGGCGGCCGAGAACCGCTCCACGCTGGACTGGCTGCGCGCGGCTCTCGCGGACGGCCCGCTGCGCGCCTCGGAGATCGAGCACGAGGCCAACACCCGCACCGGTCCGTGGTGGGGCTGGTCCGACATGAAGCGCGGGCTCGAGGTGCTCTTCCGCTGGGGCGAGGTCGTCTCCGCCGGGCGCACGCGCTTCGAGCGCTCCTACGCACTCGCCGAGCAGGTGCTGCCCCGCGAGGTGCTGGCGGCCGAGGTCTCCGCGGAGGACGCGGTCCGCGAGCTGGTGCGCCGCTCCGCGCTCGCCCTCGGCGTCGGCACCCTCGGCGATCTCGCCGACTATCACCGGCTGCTGAAGGCGCCGACGCTCGCGGCCGTGCACGACCTGGTCGACGCCGGCGAGCTGGTGCCCGTCGAGGTCCGCGGCTGGGAGCGCTCGGGTCGCCCGCTGCCGCTCTGGCGGCACACCGCGGCGCGGCGGCCGCGGGAGCTCCGCGCCGACGCGCTGCTCTCCCCCTTCGATCCCGTGGTCTGGCACCGCCCGCGCGCCGAGCTCTTCTTCGACTTCCACTACCGGATCGAGATCTACACGCCGGCGGCGCAGCGCGTGCACGGCTACTACGTGCTGCCCGTGCTGCTCGACGACGTCCTGGCGGCGCGGGTCGACCTCAAGAGCGATCGCCAGAACGGCGTGCTGCGCGTGCAGGCGGCCTGGCGCGAGCCCGGGGCGCCGCCGGACACCGCCGAGCGCCTCGCCGCGCTGCTCGTCGCCGCCGCGCACTGGCAGGGGCTCGAGTCGGTCGACGTCGTCGGGCGGGGCACCCTCGCGCCCGAGCTCCTCGTCGCGCTCACCGCAGGGCACCGCGAGGTCCTCGCATGA
- a CDS encoding extracellular solute-binding protein translates to MTTQRFPRAGVLAAATAALALTLTACSGDAGASSGDASVDASTATSAADLGGLDALIEAAKAEGELNVIALPDNWANYGELISGFEDEYGITVNSADPDVSSAEEISTAQNLAGQDTAPDVFDLGAAVALANTDLFAPYKVETWDDIPEGNREETGLWVNDYTGLMSIGYDADAVPAPEALDDLLGADYRGSVAINGDPTQAGAAAAAVQLAALQSGGSADDVQPGIDFFEKLNDAGNFLPLDPTDATIASGETPVVFDWSYNNLAAATANEGTREWTTTVLPGTAVGSYYNQAINADAPHPAAARLWQEYLYSDAAQNLYLAAGAYPVRLAAMVDAGTVDQQALDAVGAAPEDLVQFTSEQTEAASALLAEKWGAAIQ, encoded by the coding sequence TTGACGACCCAGCGCTTCCCCCGCGCCGGCGTGCTCGCCGCCGCGACCGCCGCTCTCGCTCTCACCCTGACCGCCTGCTCCGGCGACGCCGGCGCCTCGTCGGGGGACGCGTCCGTCGACGCCTCGACCGCGACCTCCGCCGCCGACCTCGGCGGGCTCGACGCCCTGATCGAGGCCGCGAAGGCCGAAGGCGAGCTCAACGTGATCGCGCTGCCCGACAACTGGGCCAACTACGGCGAGCTCATCTCGGGCTTCGAGGACGAGTACGGCATCACCGTCAACTCGGCCGACCCCGACGTCTCCTCCGCCGAGGAGATCAGCACCGCGCAGAACCTGGCCGGCCAGGACACCGCTCCGGACGTCTTCGACCTCGGTGCCGCCGTGGCCCTCGCCAACACCGACCTCTTCGCGCCGTACAAGGTCGAGACCTGGGACGACATCCCCGAGGGCAACCGCGAGGAGACCGGCCTCTGGGTGAACGACTACACCGGCCTGATGTCGATCGGCTACGACGCCGACGCCGTGCCCGCGCCCGAGGCGCTCGACGACCTGCTCGGCGCCGACTACCGCGGCTCCGTCGCGATCAACGGCGACCCGACCCAGGCCGGAGCCGCGGCCGCCGCCGTGCAGCTCGCCGCCCTGCAGTCGGGCGGCTCGGCCGACGACGTCCAGCCGGGCATCGACTTCTTCGAGAAGCTGAACGACGCGGGCAACTTCCTGCCGCTGGACCCGACCGACGCGACCATCGCCTCGGGCGAGACCCCGGTCGTCTTCGACTGGAGCTACAACAACCTCGCCGCCGCGACGGCGAACGAGGGCACCCGCGAGTGGACGACGACGGTGCTGCCCGGCACCGCGGTCGGCAGCTACTACAACCAGGCGATCAACGCCGACGCGCCGCACCCGGCCGCCGCGCGCCTCTGGCAGGAGTACCTCTACTCCGACGCCGCGCAGAACCTCTACCTCGCGGCCGGCGCCTACCCCGTGCGCCTGGCGGCCATGGTCGACGCGGGCACGGTCGACCAGCAGGCCCTCGACGCGGTCGGCGCCGCCCCCGAGGACCTCGTCCAGTTCACCTCCGAGCAGACCGAGGCCGCCTCGGCCCTGCTGGCCGAGAAGTGGGGCGCGGCGATCCAGTGA